The following are encoded in a window of Bos indicus x Bos taurus breed Angus x Brahman F1 hybrid chromosome 4, Bos_hybrid_MaternalHap_v2.0, whole genome shotgun sequence genomic DNA:
- the LOC113891793 gene encoding olfactory receptor 2A1/2A42-like, whose product MMVTKFILLGFCLGPRICLFLFGLFFLFYVLTLLGNGVILGLISLDCRLHTSMYFFLSHLAIADMAYACSTVPQMLVNLLSPAKPISFAGCITQTFLFLSFAHTECVLQVVMSYDRYVAICHPLRYSVIVSWRVGISLVGTSWACGSLLALVHVGLVLRRPYCGPHEINHFFCEILSVLKLACTDTKLNQLVIFAASVFVFVGPLCLLLGSYVCILAAILRIQSAEGCRKAFSTCSSHLCMVGLFFGSVIIMSMAPKSCHPEEKQKILSLFYSLFNPMLNPLIYSLKSKEVKGALRRALFKESHF is encoded by the coding sequence atGATGGTTACAAAGTTCATCCTACTAGGATTTTGTCTTGGTCCAAGGATCTGCTTATTCCTCTTTGGGCTCTTCTTCCTATTCTATGTCCTGACCCTGCTGGGGAATGGGGTCATCCTGGGGCTCATCTCACTGGACTGCAGACTGCACACctccatgtacttcttcctgtcACACCTGGCCATCGCTGACATGGCCTACGCCTGTAGCACAGTGCCCCAGATGCTGGTCAACCTCCTGAGTCCAGCCAAGCCCATCTCCTTTGCTGGCTGCATCACACAGACCTTTCTCTTTTTGAGTTTTGCTCACACTGAGTGTGTGCTCCAGGTGGTGATGTCCTATGATCggtatgtggccatctgccacccactccggtattctgtcATTGTGAGCTGGAGAGTCGGCATCAGCCTGGTGGGGACTTCCTGGGCATGTGGCTCCCTCCTGGCCCTGGTCCACGTGGGTCTCGTCCTGAGGCGGCCCTACTGTGGGCCTCATGAAATCAACCACTTCTTCTGTGAAATCCTGTCTGTTCTCAAGCTGGCCTGTACTGACACTAAACTCAACCAACTTGTCATCTTTGCTGCTTCTGTGTTTGTCTTCGTCGGGCCCCTCTGCCTGCTGCTGGGCTCCTATGTGTGCATCCTGGCCGCCATCCTGAGGATCCAGTCAGCTGAGGGCTGCAGgaaggccttctccacctgctcctcccacctctgcATGGTCGGGCTCTTCTTTGGCAGTGTCATCATCATGTCCATGGCCCCCAAGTCCTGCCACCCTGAGGAGAAGCAGAAGATCCTTTCCCTGTTTTATagtcttttcaaccccatgctGAACCCGCTGATCTACAGCTTGAAGAGCAAAGAGGTCAAGGGTGCCTTGAGGAGAGCACTATTCAAGGAGAGTCATTTCTAA